TTTCTTTGCCCTTTCCATATATTGTAACCTATGGGTGATAATACTTACTGATAGATATTGAAATTTGTATCAAGAGAGAAAACATCTCATTTAGCGTGATCCAGTCATAAATGTTAATATATTACTATCAACCAAATTTTGCAGCAGTTTACTTTATTACAGTAGACAGCAGGACACTTCAGCACATTGTTGCCATTTTAGCATGTACACAATGAAGTGGGGGTTCTGATTGGCCTTTTGGAATGAAAGCTATGAAAGATCAACAGCTCGATCGCTAACAACGCCACATAGCATTGTGTGATGCTGATTTGACCCCCTTCTTTTTATGTTATAAAAAGGTGTGAGCATCGGCCAGTGCTGTACTTTCCTGGTAGCAATTGTAATATAATGTCTGGCAAATTGTGTATTTGTTGTtggttttgataataattattgttattgttctgtACAGGAGTAACTTGGGCAAGCTTATAGCCTATTGTACATACTGTGTGTCATCACCAAGAATTATCATACTTTCAATGCTTTTGTTATTTTTAACATGATGTACAAATGTACCAGATACctgtaaatgtacaaatgtaccaGATACCTGTAAATACACATCTTTAATTACAATTTGATTGTATTATTATAATCAAGAGATAATAATTATATGTTTCATAACAGCAATATGTATACAGGCTTTAACTATAGGCCTATCAGCATTCAATAGCAATCCCTCCTATACACcgtggaattcaccatatcacgtccagctcacattgggcgccctcttccttttttaaaggaattttttatttaatCTTATTATCAAgcttcatatgtgaccatccagcacaactgagccctgaagtgtgctggatggtcacatatgctgCACATATCACATTCTGCAGTAGAATTGCAGTAGAGGCCTTATTGCATACTGGTAGAGACTACAGTTGTAAAACAGtaatttgttgttattattgcaacaacaaaatattttgatatctcCTCTCTCATGACAGATACTTTTGTATCAATAAAGCTAACAACAAAGTATGTGTTTGTCAATTTTTCAAGGGctgtttttttctgtaaaaatgttgaaatcagcccttttttgaacaattttttaGCCCCTGCATTCACCTAAAATAAATCATGACGTTACGCACATTTACCTGTCATAATTTTGTCAATATAAATCCAACAGATGTgatgagttctgatatggataTCGCTGTGATACCAAAcccaaaaattgggctattccagttgaaatccatacacccctacagaagacatgaccttaatcttccacacagggagtgtgaatttcaaatggggttacctgcccAATTATGTTCCAATTTCCCCCCAACATCAGTCTTGTTTACTTGTGTTCAGTCACAAATAATTTAGTGTTCTTAATATGACTCTGTCTACATAGAATTATTCTATTTTTTAGTTGGTTGCTATTGAATAAATGGTAATAACAGAATTCCAATGACAATAAGATTGGTGGATTTACTAtacttaaaaacattaaaaagttTATTGTGTACCTAGTATTTGTAATAATAGTAATATATTTATcatattaaaatatgtaaaaaaaatgtaatattatcatcaAACTAAAACTTGTTTCACCATCTTGTAGGCcatgtataaaatgttttgttattgATTAAAGCCAACATTACAAGGTAAAGTGATTTTGAAGATCAGATCACACACAAAATGCACTTTTCCAAATTAGAACTTTACAGACAACAATAATTTAGACAATGACATAAGCAAAATTTGTGCATCTCTTAATAGCCTACTTGTTCATTTAGGTATAACTTCCTGTCCACAAGTATCCATAGGGTCTTTATTGTTCTATTATTGAAGTCAGTGACCTATAATTAGTGACTTTAATTGGCCAAGGGGAGGACAAAGTTGTCTGTTACATAACCAATGAGAACTATTACCTGCCAATTACAATGTTATTCATCTGATTCTTGTAGTGTTTGgttatcattattttttctttagcaaaaactgttttatttttatttctgctATATTTCTGCTATCTTttgaactacagggtgtcccagaaaaaattaccgagtgaataaaattgaacgtaagtcgagaaatagacatcagaatcataatatttaaaatgtagcgcatagcctattttgttgtgcatcacatacgaaaattttatttgattcggttgactggttccgaagaaatgaacgattgcataaaGCGTGCATAAatgcacttcattccaagtttgataaacCGGCGCTATTTTTATACTCGCTCaccacttcctaaagtttgtgtatcttattaaatttagtccacattatctattaaaacCCCTCGGTGtcatgtcattcatgctttcactaacgatgaataacaatttgtccgagaaaactttgatttctgcaattggaagctctccaactttaattctttaggttgtgcaaaaatatactttacaaagaacatttgagccaaaactgacaatgatcaagtgctaacagctttacgtgtgatttttgataccacgcaacattaatgttaaagttttaaaagatttaaactttgcattacaattccttggaaatattccaaaaacattaatgtgtgtgagaaatgtttaagccagctggaattctttatgtagtaattctttatgcaacatttatatcaacattaacaaaaagatatttacaaatactgagcatcatcttacatgcaagctttcattttcaaaccgtgcaggttttcaaatttgaacaaaatctaattaaatgttttgcaagaaacaggttgtttaaaaagaacgaaaaggatttcatagaacaaaatatgaagcccatttaaaagctgcccgagcgaagtaaaccacgcagatgcgccggacgcgagttgttaaacggtgatgaacaacgctgAAACATGGTTGAATCCCTTTCaccaacgaaaagaagctaaatatcgtataattcacgattattttacgaggaatgtcagttaatcattgccactcaaacACTtcaatgatttctcttttgatatcagcattgaaactacagaataaaacggcaatgtttagccgctacctgaaaaatactgaattcaacttgtaagctggcatacgcacaaaggttccaggcatgacgaattttcgCGCTCTCGCGTAGTAACGTAGTCTCGCTTCGCGTtacgtatacgctacagtaaaagtgtgggttcatcacggtttaacaacggttggctcctgtacaaaggtataggaagagttgttgaatgatagtttaaccactagtgcgcacacattgtgttgaatgatctttctttcaaacttggaatgaagtgaattgatacatgcgttatgtaatcgctcatttcttcgcgatcagtcaaccgattccagtcaaaTTGGTGTATAAGaagcagaataagatgggctacacgctgatgtttagatttttggattctgatgtctattttgcgacttacgtccaaattcatttgcccggtaattttttctgggacaccctgtatactctcTGGCCTAAGGTAACATGCAAACTATACCAGGTAGATTAATATGGAAGGGTTACAATAAATGCCTCCCGAAATATACAAAACATTTGGTtgccaaggcattagccagaggggtgtctttagggtatccaaaatggtcaaaaataccttattgtacaaaatcagggtgtccacttcctattcactccattataaaaatcagaattttaaggtgttcaaattgaaaacagggtgtccaaatgatacctggacacccctctggctattAAATGCCTTGTTGGTTGCTTAACTTCACATACATTCCAAtgatttaaggccagagtaatggaagacacattcgtccacgcccgaatttgagatttcttgatatttatcaacactaagatgtattctttcacttgaaactgataaaatacaacttgctaatatttacacgtatttttgcttgatttatttcactcttttcagctctaaaaagtcacatggctcaagacagcttagtaaattggcggaaataatgagtcagaaatgcgcgaatctgaaatattgtgattacgcagcGATTCGCGTCAAGCGTGACACGGCAAGCAAACTCTctggcgtatgtccaacgcagtcaaaggcgcattcggtatgttgttaacgccggcaaatgcggtgtaaacaaaacaaaaatttggagtcaaaatgccacttggattttttatttattttgaattttggcgcactaaaagcagacattacatattcattggtgcaaaaagatgcatatttagaccatgcaccatatacagcttttacaagcgtgaaagtcttgccgttttaaaatataaggacattttgtgcataattttgaaatttttttactaaaacgtcgatttctcatagttcacttttgacaatattgcacgatttttgtgacaagataactcgaaaaatatgcaagcaaaaggtaaattttttgcactatcgtttagagtacatcaaagtctagggaaggttttctcattttttcaaaatatttgttttaaacaaaaatatacaccattatgtgcaattttagctgaataaagtgacaaaattgcttttttcacatgtttattCCAATattaagaaaaaagaaaaaaaataaaaaaaaaaaaaaaaaaccttccctaagttcatgtctcttcttcataaaAAGCTAACTGAAATTTTTTTATTCGAGCggatttttttaagttgtcacaaaaaattggggtaaaaagtgatttttgtgatttttcaaaaactcgagatttttgaaaaatctggcgtcaccatgggattccttgactcatttcctttccaaaaatgtatagttttatgtactttggacatacaattcagaaataatgatgctcgaaaaggtccatgttctcgaaaaggtccatgttctctcccattactctgcccttaaaaacTTTGAAACCCATTAAAAGATGAAATGTTTGGCTACCCACCTAAAGTTGTCTCTATTAAAATCATTTGTTGTTTTTCcaaccaaaaaataaataaatcagattTTCAAAATTGTGCTGTATGAAACTGATCACATCAAAGTTCAATTAtgcatgttatatatatatatattctgtgtttacactttataataattttttactCAAGTCAGAATTCATTTATTCTTATTGTAAGTGTAATTGATTGCTATAATTTATCAAAACATCATCCTCAAAGTAGCTGAATTTGCATCATAAATTAAGTCAAACTTTGTCAAGTTAAGTCTGCTTTCACTGCGTTCACCAATAATAAAGGAACTATTTAATCAGTTACAACTTAATGATTATACTCTTATTTAGTATGTTGTGATGCAAACTTTTGATAACATAGGAACCCTTAATTAATGGTGAGCGATTAGCTGTCCTGGATGTGTGCTGTGTTCCCATTGTTATTTGTGATGCTACAAAGCTAATAGTCTAATGCATAAAGAAATCTTAATTCATGATATAACCAAGTAAATGTAGTATTTTTCTCTGAACTAACCcagcaaaatacaaaatgttttacagaacaattaggcctacatgtcagattatataaagggtataaataaaacgttttaatagagttcaaaaacattttatttgtgacacgatctggtccatgggggccaaaggcggcaaatttgaaactgagataaaggtcaaaatatggagcaaaaaacaataaaatacataagaaaatagacatcaaaaaacttcataactttagaactaagtatgctagacctttggtgttttcagtaaatgatagcctattgtatgtataatgtaataattacagtaactcaatttttaaaaatgcatcctttggcccccatggatcagatcatgtcacattttagttttgacaaaataattttgtagaaaaatacaaaatttgaatATATCGAAATCATCCTAggaaattttattttctggaGGGGCTTTCTTCTTTTCCTTATTGGAGAAGATCAAGTTGGAAGGAGGTCAacaatgatttctttttcttttacctCATTCGCCAATGGCTACTAAAGCTTCACTACCTGTATACAGCAGCGAGAGGTAAAAATGCATTTCCAGTAATGGATTTAATTCAAAATATTATGTGTATATCACTGCTATACCCACAATACACTACTTCAAAAAATCCAAAGATAAAATCCACCATGGGATACACTCTTTGTTTCAATTTCTAATGCTGACATAGGAACTCTTAATTAATTACCTCAATTATGCAGGTAATATATCCCTATTGTCATGTCCATGATGACCACAAGCTTAACACATTTAGACCTTTGATTTCcttattaacaacacagtacaGTAATTGGGTGGCTGAATACAATCTTTGACAAGTTCTTAATAGCTTATCCAGGGTTTCATAAAAGATGAAATTAAGCAATAAAGGATAAAATAGATAATTACCTGACTGGCCAAAGTCCTGATCCCAGCCCCTTCACTCATAAACTATAGTGGTAACTAAGATTGTTcttcaattttttaaatatccCCTTTGCAAGAATATGTCATTAAATTGACcccattttgatgattttgcggTCCCTGCTGCTATTCAAAAAATAACCCCTTTCTGTGATATTTAGTGAAAGGGCTGGGGCCTTGACTAATTAACCAATGAAactaagtaaataagtaaacttATTTTTTCTCTCGTCAATTTAAActcaaataaataaattctgAAAGAACAACTAGCAGGTATAGCATGAGTAATATGCATTATGAACTAATTGCTTAAATGTCTTTATTACTAATATATAATCAATTAGTTCATGCTCTGTGACTGCTATTGTTATTTGTGTCTACCAGCAATGTTTATATTAAAGTTCAACTAAATTGTCATATAATTGGTTATTGAACTTTTAACCTAAACAAATTGGGACAATAAGTTGTCATCTTCTTCATTCTGAGCAAGTCCAGTTGACTTCCACGTCCTCTCTGGACAACAATGGTCATAAAGATTACTAGAAAATGGTACAAAATTATTGTCCAgagataatgcattgttttttTATGAAGATTCCAGGAAATTTTCAGTATACTGTCTCCAAATTGCAGACCAAAATAGTCATTGTGTTTTAACTGATAATAACAGAGGGATCCACTTTGTGTTTAACCTTAACTCCTCTCTCTGGAGAGAAAAGAGAGAACGTTTgaaagaaagtttgaaagaaagaaagaacaaaagaaagtttgaaagaaataaagtttgaaagaaagaaagtttgaaagaaagaaagtttgaaagaaaaaaagtttgaaagaaagataataTATCTACATTTAAAGACACTTACATAGGGAAAATAGCCAAATAAATAACAAGGGGCATTTACCCCCTTTCTACAGCCAGTTCAAGCCTGTACAAACTTGCTATGTCAGTGGCCTACTGACAGAAGCCCAGGATAAATTATCCAATTTCCAGGCAGCCAATCACAATGCGcccttcaaaaacaaaaaaaaacaggaaGTCAGATGATTTTGGTTTCCTACCAGTCCAATTTCCTGACTGGCATGACACATACAGCAAGGAACTTTGCACTGCAATGAAACAAGTCATAAGTAGGACTTCCTTGATAGGTACAGCAGGAAGTAAGTACTCTCAATAGGCAGTACAGACCTACTTCCTTTTACCTTGGTATGGTCATAAGCACTTACGACATGGTAACAAGGAGGAGGTACTACTAAATACTCTTTCTTCTTTTCAAGCACACTTTTGATCCATTTGTCAGTGTACTGTGAATGAACTACATGGTCATTTGGTGAGCCGGCAGACTAGAACCAACAAGGAACTTGGCTCGGTCTACAGACAATATTGTCAACAAGTGTATTTAAATAGAACGCTCACACAGACAATTCTGACATTTATTGCAACAACTTTGGTGCCACATGGGGCTTTTCAGCTTCACTGTTGTCTTGTGAGACCCAACTGTGCCGTAACTTTATGAAACTTTGTTGATATTGGAATAGTGTTCACTTCAGAAGTCACCATGGCTGGATCATTTTCAGATGTGGCACAAGAAGATCTCACTTGTCCACTGTGCTATGAACTTTTTGTCGACCcacatgtgccaaaaatcttggaCTGTTCGCATGTCTGCTGTCAGGTATGTCTAAAACGTCTCGTCAAAGGTGGCAAATCCACCATTTACTGCCCAGAATGCCGACAGACCATCCATGTACCCCAGGGAAAGATACCAGCTCTGAAGACCAATTTGAGAATACGTAGCCTGGCCGAGAAGCACATCCAAATCGGCGCTACAGCTCAAAAAATGCAGAGAAGACAGACCATAACTTGTACTAACCATGAAGGTGAGAAGATGTATTTTCATTGTGTGGCCTGTAACGTACCCATCTGTCAATTCTGTCTGCTGCATAGTCACAAGGAGCATGATGTCAGGGAGCAGAAAGCAGTGGTGCAAGATAAAAAGGATGAGATGGAAAAACTTATGCGAGAAGCGATCGGTGATGTCAAGTCATACGAAGCAAGAGTGCAGGGTCTTAATGACCTTGAACAAGGAATCGAGAAAGCTTTGAAACAAGAGGAAGCCGAAATTGATGAATGTGCAGAGAGAATACGTAGAAAGTGTCAAGCGCTGAAAATTCAACTGCGTCAAGCTGAGGAGGAGCGTTTTAATACCATACGAGAGGAGAGGGAACGACTTGGCATCCAGGCGAAAAACATACGCACCCATCATAATCATGTGGAGAGTAACATAGACACCATGACAGACTATGACTACATCAGTGCACACGATGAGTTCATGATAAAAATGAAAGCTCTCACCGTGAAAGAAAAAGGTGCCGATATCTACATGAAACCCAGCGTGTCGAAATTTGTCGCAACACCAGGTGAGCTTAAACTAGGCTGGTTTTCCAAACCTAAACACATTGATCCAGATCAGGAGTTTGGCGAATTTGAGTCAGCAAGTGGATTAGTGTCAACACCTTTAGGGTTTCTAACTGTATCTGATTTTGGTAATAACCAAGTGTCTGTTTACTCTGAGCAACATAATGAGTATAAGAAACTGATGAATATTACCCTGACATCGTCAAACCAATGTATGCCCATTGATGTTGCTGCTGCACCAGATGGCAGATTCCTCATTGTCAGAGGTTCTGGCATTGAAGTTTACTCAATCAAGGGCAAATATAAGCGAAAGATAGGCACTTCATCAATCACAGAAGGTGGTGAAGGTGCAAACACCGTTGATGTGTGTAGCGTGACCACCACGCGTGATGGCCGCATTCTCGCTGCCGACTACGGCAAGTCAGCCATAACAGTACATGATCCGATGGGACGGATCGTGAAGACCATCAGCACAAGTGTGAAGCCGCAATGTCTTGCAGCCATTCACGATTCCCATGTTATAATGAGCGATTTCCATAGTGGTAAAGTGTGTATCATTGATTTGCAAACAACAGAAGAGACTCTGAACGTAGACATTCCTGAAGCGCAAGGTGTATGTTACGACGAGCAAACCAACTGCATACTGGTGGTGCGCAACGAGAGAGGCAGTGAGCCTGGAAGAGTGTTCATTGGTACAGGAGTTATTGAGCAGTACTGTAGGACCACTGGTCGCCTCATCGCATGTCTAGCAACAGACCTGTACCATCCACGTGCATTGGCATTCACAAGCGATGGCAGGCTTGCAGTGGCTGATAGTAAAACTATTAAGGTCTACAAAAATATTTAAAGTATGACTATATAAACTCTTGGTTCATTATGAAGTATGACAGACAATTGAATGATGTTTTATCATTTGTGAGGATATTTCAGTGCTTTTAATGGCAGATCAACGCATGTTATTTCTGTGTACATAAGATATCCAATTCAGGCTTTACttcacaatatttttaataagaaaattaatatccTACATTGAAGTATACAATTACAGTAGCAAGTTTTTGTAGTCGCTATTCACAATTCAATAACTTTACTTTCATTATTTAAAATAACCACTTCATTACCTGTTGTTATATGTAACCACAAAATGTCTTAAAGTTGCGAGTATTTGTAAATTTCTGTATTTATGGAGCTTCTATCTTTTAAATTTGTAATAGCCTTTTACTTTGTAAGCACTAGATGATATTAACTTCATAACCTATCATAAAAATTCTTATGCAATAGATGTTTTATAAACTAGTTATATTGTGATATATTGTGTCGAATTGATAATGAATTACACAGTCGCTAACAAGTTTCACTTCTATAAAGACCAATACTAAAAACTTTTAGGAAGAAAACATTAGTATGTACAATGAAAGAAACAATCTACAATTCAGTGCCTTATGTATGTTGTAGAGCAGGTTATCTACACTTCAGTGACCTGTTACGTATCATAGACCCTGTGCACATTAGAAATTTTCTTCATTCgatgaagataagttaatcttgattaacaaattaagcatgcgtacacattacacTGAACGAAGATCGAActaagacattgcactgtacacatttcatgcaaATTAACAAAGCTCCAATGAAGCTATTAACGCCTggctattattaaagccggcgagggtcacttgtcacatgatcactttccttcgttgaacgaagcaagcgtacacattacaaaattagcttcgtctaaagaagtattccttcgtcgaagcaacctttttagcttcattGAACAAAGCAATTTCaatcttcgtcgaaggaagaaaagtgcgtacacattaggaaaattttttaattttcatttgaggttcgtcgaaagaagaaaattttctaatgtgaacagggtcatacATGTTGTAGAGCAGGTTATCTACACTGTTACAATGCCACttaaaagtttaaacaaccttgtTTAACAGGTGAACTATACAGcagttaaaaataattaaacagCTGAATCATTAAACAGAGTTGAATCAACTTTTAAACAGCATTTGACCAGTAACTTTTGCCAAGCTGATCAAAATGAATAATTTTCATTCCATCACAAGGTGTTGTATTTTAAAAATACACATAGATACTAACACCCAAGGACTTTTTGCAGACAGTTACCTACAGATGTAAAGCTTCaaaattttacatattttgtttgatGAGACTTGTTCAATGTACACCAAAATTATTCTGTGTTGCagtttttaaacatttaacaaattttaaaacatgtgaaatctagtttgcttgtttgttttgttttatttcttctttaacctgggactcaatcagttgaaaacacaattgcCCAAGGACTGGTTGTCTTTCATTCCATATAGCAATTAAAAGCATTGTATTAAATGACTAATATCGAATTTTCTAGACATAATTGAGTTAGTATATTTggaatgtgatcaagcaaaattattcAGAAGTTTTAAATTTTGAGATATGGCTGAAAAAGGTTTCTAATTTCTTATATAATTTATTGTTTTCAATAACAAGAAAACACTATATCTTAAACCTGGGATCTTAACAAGTGGAAGGCCAATTTTGGTGATGTTTTCAGCATACTAGTATAATATcttcattaacatattaatcgGAAAATGAATGTTGATTTTGCtctaaaaatactaattttgCTCGATTACATAAAATGTGTGTGATCTTGCCCAAATCAGTAATGAACCAACCAATTTGTTAGTGTACATTTCATATTTCACAGCTCAAACCTGAAAATGGACATTACCCAAATCCCCACATGTAAGCTGAGTCATATTGTCTTTCACAGTTtctatgaaataaatattatatatcaaAAGTAGGTTGTGCCAGAATCACACACAGGTTGCAAGTGACTTTACCCTTCCATAAAAAACATTATCCGAAcggataaaaatatgaaaacataatcATGTATAAGCCTGCGTGTATTAATCATTCACCTCCACTTCAATTATCGCCTCCTCCAGTGTCAAAATTATGAGTAGGGTATTATAAGACTAACATAAGGATATAGTAGACTACAGGGATATATAACCTCTATAGGAAGTTGTGATATATGCTGCATTAATTTGCGTACGGATATttattttgagcatggagaaccAGCCGTGCCAGAAGGTGCCTTGTGCAGCCCTGTAACTTCAGGGAATGCTGAATAACTTTACAATTATGAAAAACTATATTGTTTAAATGTTAAGTGAGTGTGTAAATATTTAACATGGGTAGATGTCAATTTTTTGTCCACACAATAGTCATAGAAAAACACATAACTAATACCACTTCAATATTTGAACTTGGGACCTAGATTTGTaccgagatgttgatgcgtctaatgcactcccccctgcaCGGCTCGTACATCAGCAGGGATGTACTTCAACACCCACCCAAACTCCAGGGGCAGGTGATTTTGCTGTTGGGTAGGTAAATTTTCAAAAGTACCCGCCCACTTAGGGGTAAGAAATTGATGATAAACTGGTAATATTGCAACCCTGAGCTGAGCTTTCTGTCGGGCTGGTAACTTTTATGAGTTACCTGCCCAAAAAAGTTAGAGTACACCATATacattagacgtatcaacatctcagtaggcatgcattattttgtgcaaTCTCACTCTCAACTCATTATAATCCTATAAATCATCAACTTACACAGTAACCAAGCATATTATTCTTAAAATTCTTTAATTAGCATACTTAATTGTGAAAGTATGAGCTTttattatgccaattttcctatgtatgtttttgttttttgctgccTATTTATGATGGTATCTCAATTACACAACTCATCaggtgtatcacatagtgacagATGGTGATTGCATATTCATCAAGAAATGAACATTGAAAAAAACATTGAGTAGGTGAATTGTATTgggcatagattataaacttACCATTAATGTTCAGTGAAATATGAAAGTAGAATGTTCAAATATTGTAAAATCTCACATCTCACAAatgtaatagattgccaaagttatcTGTCACTGTGAGAAAACAATTTTGTGTGAAATATCATCATCCGTCCCTATGGATTTTACCTGATTAACTAAACTTACTCTTGCTCCTTGGCAAATTGTCATTGAACATGCATACAAAAGCGTAAAAACATTATTCCTAACTGACAGAGAAAATAGTCAGGCAAAAGAAAATGATGTAATGAGTATTTTCATTAACAGTAATAAAAGGATAAGTTTGTGATTTCCCTAAAGTAATCCTGTATGTAAACTGACAATAATACAAGCtggcattaggctattccagttgaa
Above is a genomic segment from Amphiura filiformis chromosome 17, Afil_fr2py, whole genome shotgun sequence containing:
- the LOC140138026 gene encoding uncharacterized protein — its product is MAGSFSDVAQEDLTCPLCYELFVDPHVPKILDCSHVCCQVCLKRLVKGGKSTIYCPECRQTIHVPQGKIPALKTNLRIRSLAEKHIQIGATAQKMQRRQTITCTNHEGEKMYFHCVACNVPICQFCLLHSHKEHDVREQKAVVQDKKDEMEKLMREAIGDVKSYEARVQGLNDLEQGIEKALKQEEAEIDECAERIRRKCQALKIQLRQAEEERFNTIREERERLGIQAKNIRTHHNHVESNIDTMTDYDYISAHDEFMIKMKALTVKEKGADIYMKPSVSKFVATPGELKLGWFSKPKHIDPDQEFGEFESASGLVSTPLGFLTVSDFGNNQVSVYSEQHNEYKKLMNITLTSSNQCMPIDVAAAPDGRFLIVRGSGIEVYSIKGKYKRKIGTSSITEGGEGANTVDVCSVTTTRDGRILAADYGKSAITVHDPMGRIVKTISTSVKPQCLAAIHDSHVIMSDFHSGKVCIIDLQTTEETLNVDIPEAQGVCYDEQTNCILVVRNERGSEPGRVFIGTGVIEQYCRTTGRLIACLATDLYHPRALAFTSDGRLAVADSKTIKVYKNI